TGGGCGCCGAGGTGGGTGGGGGTGAAATCCTTTCGGCGGCCGAGCCACGCCAACGCGTCCTCCGCTTCGATAAAGGTCCAATAGCCGCTTTTGGTGACGGGGAGCGGATTGGCACTCTTCGGATTGGTGGCCGTGCGGACGGTTTTTTCCGATACCCCGGCGAGGGCAGCCAGTTGTTCAACCCGAATGGGTTCACCGCGATCCAGCTCCCAGCGCGCGGTCGCTGCGTTCGACAGTCGCTGAATCGCCTCTTTTTCATCGGGCGACAAGCAGTCACTTCCATCGGGCAGGGTGAAGTTTGCGGAGAGCAGTTCAACGGCGACCGCCAGCTCAGTCAAACCTTCTTCAAGCTCGTTCTGGGCGCGCGCCTTACCGTTCCACGCGAAGTCGGCCATGGTGCTGGCGACGCGCTCCAAAAAGCTGCTATCGCACTCGGACAGGGTTTGAGTGCTGCCCGTGGTGAGGAACTGGCCGACTTCTGCCACCGCCCGCACCAGGCTGGCGGCGGCTTGGGTGGCGGTATCGATCCGATCTTGGTTTGTCATAGCGGGATATCCATCTTGTCTCGGGTGGAGGTATTGTTGCGATGCCTCACCGGGATGTCAAGCGGGATATCTATCTATGCCATGGTTATCTTGCGAGCGTGTCGGAGCGCGCCCAATGTCGGGTCGTCTGCCCCCCATGGGGTTGGGGAAGCCATGCAGGACCGCGACATGTTGGTGGGAGCGAGGTTTCATCGCGCCATCCGCGCTAGGCTCCGACTCTCCCCCACAGGAGCGGCCCCATGCGCATCCCCTTCACCCTCCAGCGCCTCGACCACGTCGTCCTGCGCGTGCGCAACATCGCCGCGATGCAGGCGTTCTATTGCGACGTGCTCGGCTGCACGGTGGAGCGGCGGCAGGACGACATCGGACTGTTGCAGCTGCGCGCGGGTGATTCGCTGATCGACCTGGTCGATGTCGCCGGTGAGCTGGGTCGCCAGGGCGGTGCGACACCGGGCGCGGAGGGCCACAACATGGACCACCTGTGCGTGCAGGCGCTGCCGTTTGACCGCGCCGCCATCGAGGCGCATCTGCGCGCGCATGGCGTGGAGCTGGGCGAGTTCGGGTCGCGCTACGGCGCGTTGGGGCAGGGGCCGTCCCAGTACCTGTTTGATCCGGAAGGCAATCGGGTCGAGCTCAAGGGGCCCCCGGCGGGGTAATGCCGACCGCCTGCGGCTATGCTGCGGGCACTGCAAGTCAGCAGCGGCGTCGATCGCGACGACCGGAACCACACACGGAGAGCCGAAATGCACGGATCGATGAAGAATGTCCTGAGGAAGTTGGGAATCTTGCTCTGCTTCGGGCTGTTGTCTGCCTGCGCGGAGTCCGGTGCGCCCTCTGCGGAGGGGAGCGCGAGCGACCGCGCACCGGCGGCCGCCAAGTCGGCGGACGGGCTCAGCTTCACCATCAGTGGACCGGCGTTTGCCGAACCGGCGACGTTCGAGGTCCCCGCCGATAGCCGGGAGCTGCGCACCTATCTGTCCGACAGCATGTTCAGCCTCACCGTGTCCCCCAACGAGCGGCTGCGCTCGACGGATGGCAAGCACGTGTTGACCGGGGCGATCCTCGGCACGCAGCCGGCAGGCGTGGGCGAGTCCACCGAGGCGAGTGGCGTGACGGAGGCCACCTTCAACTTTGATACCGATGCCGGCACCGAGCGCCAGCAGGGTCCGTCGATGGCGTTCTCCTCCAACGGCGAGAAGCAGCCGATGCGCATCGTGATGGAGACCTTCGAGGATGGGAAACGCGCTGCGGGACACTTCAGCGGGAAGTTGCAGCGGCTCAACATCGACCACACGCAAGAAATCTACGATGTGGACGGCAAGTTCGACGTCGTGAATTGATACCGCTCAGCTGACGGCCGACACGCCGCCTGCCGCCTGCGCAACCCGCGCGGCGGCGGCGCGCACGCGCTGGATGTCGTCAGGCAGGCTGAGCGCGTTTTCGCAGCGTGCCAGGGCGCTGCGTGACTGTTGCAACGCCGCTTGCCGGTAGCGCGGCTGGTCCACCGTGGCCAGCATGTGCAGCACCTTCTGCAACTGGATCGCCACCTCCACGGTGGCGGCGCCGTCGCGGGCGATGGCCACGAAGAAGTCATCGAACAGTTCGTCCAGCTTCACTCCTGGCACGCGGATCCGGGGAAACCGGACTTCTTCGTCCTCGTCCAGTTCGTCGGAGTACGGCGAGGACCATTGGGCGAGGACGCGCGCGCCGCGGCTGAGGATCTCGATGGCGGTGCCGGGGTCATTGACGGCGGCGGACAGCGCGCGCGAGGCGATTTCCGCCATGACGCACAGCCCCAGCCGCGGATCCTGGTCGAAAGATCGCTCCGAGGAGATGTTGAACGCCCTGGCCAGCTTGCGCATTGTCTCTTCATCGTGGGTGCCGGTGACCGATGCGACGGGCCTGCCCGGTCCGGCGAGTTCACCGGGCAGCAGGTGGACCACCACGTGCAGGTCCGATTCTTCCGCCAGCTCCTGCAGGGCGCCCATGTCGATGTACTGGACGTAGCCGATCTTGCGCGCGGTCAGCGGCATTCCCGGCTTGTCGGTTGCATCGCTGTGCTCGTGCAGCGGCGCGCCGCCCAGGTAGGGGAGCTTGTAGCGGGCACGTATGGACTTGGTGGCTTCCTTTTCCACCCGCTCGCTGGTGGGGCCCACCCGGCCGAGCTCGAGCACGTAGTCGATCCAGCGCAGCAGGGTGATCACGATGATCACCAGCACGCCGAGCGTCACCGCGTACAGGATCACCCGTCCGCTGTCGCCGTACAGGCCGGTGTGCAGCCCAATGATGCCGACCACGCTGAAAAGAAATGAGCCCACGAAGGTCGCCAGCGCGTTCTGCGCTGTTGCATCCGCGCTCAGCAACCGCGTGGCGCGTGGGGTGACGTTGTTGGTCGAGGACGCGAACGCCGCGACCATCGTGCTCAATGAGAAAATCGTCACCGCCAGCATGCTGCTGGCGATGATGTTGAGCAGGCTGCCGACCGCCGTCGCGCCGATTTGGGTCGTCACCTCCGGCGGGATGAAACGCTTGAGCACGATCGCCGCCAGCGCGGTTACGACCCCCAGCAGGGAGAACGCCGTGGCCCGCAGCCACATCTGGCGCGAGAGCTGCAGGACCAGCCATTGCAGGCGCGAGAACATGTTCAGTCGCCTCCGCCGGACACGGGTGCCGGCTCAGCATTGGCGCGGGCGATGGCGGCGCTCAACGCAGCAACACCAGCGTCGCCAGGCCCAGGAAGCTCAGGAAACCCATTACGTCGGTGATGGTGGTCAGCACGACGCCACCGGCCAGGGCGGGGTCAAAGCCCATGCGCTTGAGTGTCACCGGCACCATCACGCCGCCGGCGGCGGCGGTGAGCAGGTTGATGGTCAGCGCGGTACCGATCACCGCCGACAGCAGCGGGTCGTGGAACCACAGCAGCACGATCAGGCCCAGGCCAATGCCCAGGCAGACGCCGTTGATCAGCGCCACGCGCAGCTCCTTGCGCAGCAGTGCGCCGATGTTGGACGAGCCGATCTGGTCCAGCGCCAGCGCCCGGATCATCAGCGCGAGTACCTGGGTGCCGGCATTGCCTCCCATGCCCGCGACGATCGGCATCAGGATCGCCAGCGCCACGATCTTGTCGATGGAGCCCTCGAACTGGCCGATGACACCGGCGGCCAGGAACGCGGTGCACAGGTTGACCCCCAGCCACACCAACCGGCGCCGGAACGCACGCCGGGCGGGGCTGAACATGTCCTCGTCCTCGGCCAGGCCGGCGGCGCTGAGCGCCTGGTGTTCGGCGCGGTCGCGGATGATGTCGACCACGTCGTCGATCGTGATCCGTCCCAGCAGGGTGTGGTTGTTGTCGACCACCGGCGCGCTGAGCCAGTCGTGGTCGGAGAACTGGCGCGCGACCTCGTCGTTGGAGTCCTCCACGTCGAACGCGGGTTGCTCCGAGTCCAGCAGCCGGTTGATCGGCGTGGCGGGGTCGTGGGTCAGCAGGGTGGCCAGGCCCAGGCGGCCGCGGTACTGGTGGCGCCGGCTGACCACGTACAGGTAATCGGTGTGCTCGGGCAGCTCGCCGCGCAGGCGCAGGAAGCGCAGCACCACGTCCACGGTGGCGTCGGCGCGCACGGTGACCACGTCGGGGTTCATCAGTCGCCCCGCGGTGCCCTCCGGGTAGGACAGCGCCTGCTCGAGGCGCTCGCGGTGCTCGCGGTCCATCGACTTGAGCACCTCGTCCAGCACGGTGCCGGGCAGGTCGCCGACCAGATCGGCCAGGTCGTCGATGTCCAGGTCCTCGACCGCGGCGAGGATCTCGTCGGCGTCCATGTCGGCCAGCAGGCTTTCGCGGACATCATCGCCGACATGCAGCAGCACCTCGCCGTCGTCTTCCGGATCGACCAGGCCCCACACCACGACGCGCTCGTCCAATGGCAGGGATTCGAGCAGGTTGCCGATTTCCGCCGGAGACAATGTGTTGACCAGGCGCCGGATCGGGCCCAGTCGACCGCTGTCGAGCGCGTCCGCCAGCAGGCGCAACTGGTGCGACGTCTTGTCCAGGCGGACGGTCTCGGCCATGCGTGCTCCTTGTGCGGAAGCCGCATCCGAGGTGGATGCGATCAGTGTTCTGGGTCGTGTCCGATTATCCGCGCTGCGGCCGGCGCTGCACAGCCGCGGGTGCTTCATGGTATTGGTATGCCGCTTTCACCACCGGACATCCACCATGACCCCACGCTCCATCTTCGTTGCGACATCCCTGGCACTGGTTGTTGGTCTGGCCGCCTGCAGCGCGCCAGCCACGCCCGAGCAGCTGCCGTTTTTCGAGCCGGGCGTGGAGTTCACCGTCAACCAGGTGGGCACCGGATGCACGGCCGACGGCGCGTACCGGGCGAAGGTCAGCTGGGACGTCCCACCGTCGATGTCGTCCAAGATCGAGGTCCAGGTCGGCGATGACCGCTCGGGCGTCTTTGCCCGCAGCAACGATGCCACCGGCAGCGAAGAGACCGGCGACTGGGTCCGCGACGGCACGCTGTTCGTGATGGTCGACCGCGATTCGAAGATGGTGCTGGCGGCATTGAAGGCCGGTGCGGGCAACTGCACGGCGCCGGCGGTGGAGACGGCCGGCGACTGACGCGTGACCGGCCCGCGACAGCCCGCGCCTGTCGGGGTGCGTGACCGGAACCTAGCTGGCGAGCTGGCGCTGCATCCACTGCTCGATCTGGGCGCGGTCGCGGGCGCGCATCAATGACGGCGCGCTGGCCCGCAGCGCGTGCACGTCGCAGGAGCGGATCGTCCGGCGCACTTCCAGCAGGCTGCTGGGGTGCACGCTGAATTCCTCCAGCCCGAGCGCCAGCAACAGCGGACTGAAGCGCGCGTCGCCGGCGATCTCGCCGCACACCGATGCCGGGATCGCGTGCTTCTTCGCCAGCAGCAGCACGTCACGCATCACCCGCAGCACGGCCGGATGGAGCAGGGTGTGCAGCTCGCCGAGCGCATCGTTGTTGCGGTCGGCGGCCAGCAAATACTGGATCAGGTCGTTGGTGCCGATGGCGACGAAATCGATGTCGCTGATGAAGCCCGACAGGGCGATCGCCGCGGCGGGCACCTCGATCATCGTGCCCAGCGCAACGTGCGGCGCGATCTCATGGCCCTCGCGGCGCAGCTCGGCGGCGATGCGGTCCAGCTCCGCGCGCACGGCGCGGACTTCCTCGCGCATGGTCACCATCGGCAGCAGGATGCGCACGGGTCCGTAGCCGGAGGCGCGCAGGATCGCGCGCAGCTGCGTTTCCAGCAGGCCGGTGCGCGCCAGTGACAGGCGGATGCCGCGCATGCCCATCGCCGGGTTGGGTTCATCACGCAGGGCCAGGCCGGTGCGGTCGGCCTTGTCCGCGCCCAGGTCCAGGGTGCGGATGGTGACCGGGCGACCGCTCATGCCCAGCACGAGATCGCGGTAGGCTTGGAACTGCTCCTGTTCCTCGGGCAGGTCGTTGCTGCGCAGGAACAGGAATTCGGTGCGGTACAGGCCGATGCCGGTCGCGCCCAATGCGTGGGCCTCGGCCACGCCCTCGCGCGATTCGGCGTTGGCGTGCACCTGGATGCTGACGTCGTCGCGGCTGCGGTTGGGCTGGCGGCGCAGGCGGTTGAGTTCGCGCTGGTCGCGCGATTGCGCGCGCAGCTGCGCCCGGTGGGTGCGCAGGTCCGGCGCGCGCGGCTCGATCACAACGGTGCCGGCGCCGCCGTCCACGATCAGCGCATCGCCGTCGTTGACCCGCTGCAGCAGCCCGGGCACGCCCACCACCATCGGCAGGTGCAGGCTGCGCGCAAGGATCGCGCTGTGCGAGAGCGCACTGCCGGAGGACGTCACGATGGCGACCACCCCCTGCTGCTGCAGCTGGGCCAGCTCGGCCGGGGCGACGTTGTCGGTGACCAGGACTTCGCCGGCCACGCCGGTGGTGTCATCCAGGCGCCGATGCAGGCTGGCGTGGACGCGTGCGATGACCTGGTCGATGTCATCCATGCGGCTGCGGAAGTAGTCATCGTCCATGCGCGCGAACACCGCCGCGATGCGGTCGCGTTGCTGGCGCAGGGCGTAGTCGGCGCTGCTGTGGTCGGTGCGGATCAACTCGTCCAGGCCGTGCAGCAGCTCGGGGTCATCGAGCAACAGGGCGTGCAGGTCAAGGAACTCGCCGACCTCATGGGCCAGCGCGCCCTGGAGGCGGTCGCGCATGGCGTGCATCTCGGTGCGGACGCGGTCGATGGCGTCATGCAGGCGCGCCAGCTCGGCATCCACGTCCGCCGGATCGATGTACTCGGCGACCACGTCGACCACATGCGGCAGGCGCACCCGCGCGCGCCCCAGGGCGCTGCCACGCGATGCCGCCAGTCCGGACAGTTCCTGCCGCATGCCGGGTCACTGGTCCTCGTCGAAGCTGCGCTCGAACAGCGCTGCCACCGCGTCGGCGACCCTGGCTTCGTCCTCGCCTTCCACCCGGAGGCGGATCTGGGTGCCCTGACCGGCAGCCAGCAGCATGACGCCCATGATGCTCTTGGCGTTCACTTCGCGACCCTTGGCGATCAGGGTCGCGCTGGATCGGTAGCCCGACAGCAGCTGGACCAGCTTGGCGGTCGCGCGCGCGTGCAGGCCGAGGCGGTTGGAGACGGTCAAATCGCGTTCGATCATGGCAGTGGTCCGGTAACCGTCTTCAAGAAAAGCTTGCAGGGAGGGGAACTCATGTGTCGTCCAGACGAACCCCGTTGCGGGCACCGGCGGCGGCGACCGCCGGCAGTTCGTCCAGCCCCAGCTCGGCGTAGTTCAGCACCCGTAGCAGCATCGGCAGGCTGAGTCCTGACACCCGGTGGACGCGGGTGCCCAGGCCGGCCAGCGCAGCGCCCAGGTTGCTGGGCGTCGCGCCGTACATGTCGGTCAGCACCAGCACGCCGTCACCGTCGTCCGCCCGGCGCAGGGCCGCGCTGGCCTGCGGCAACACCGCATCGGGATGGCCGTCGAAGCCGACCTCCAGCACCTCCACCCGCAACGGCATGGGTTTGAGCAGGCCCGACGCCACCGCAAGGATGGCGCTGCCGATACCTTCGTGGGTGAGCAGGAGAATACCGACAGACATGCGACAAAGTTAACAGACGCCGGTCAGGTGCCGGTAACCGGCGTGCCGGTCCGGGCAGCTAGTCGATTTCGCGGTGGTGCACGGCGACCTCGTCCCAGCCCTGTTCGCGCGCGGCCCGGGCCATGCGCTCGGCCAGGTACACCGAGCGGTGGCGCCCGCCGGTGCAGCCGAAGGCGACGGTGATGTAGCTGCGGCTGGTGTCGGTGTGCAGGCGCGGCAGCCAGGTTTCCAGCAGCGCGCCGACCTGGTCGGCGAACTCGTTCACCAGCGGCTGGTTGGCGAAGAACTCCGCGACCGGCGCATCGCGTCCGGACAACGGTCGCAGGCCCGGATCCCAGTGCGGATTGGGCAGGCAGCGCGCGTCGAACACGAAATCCGCATCCGCCGGCACGCCGTGGCGGTAGGCGAAGGACTCGAACAGCAGCGATACCGTGCTGGTATCGCCCAGCGCGAAGCGGGTGATGATGTACCGGCGCATCTGGTGGACGTTGAGCTCGCTGGTGTCGAGCTGGGAGTCGGCCAGCTGGCGCAGCGGCCGCAGTACCTGACGCTCCAGCGCGATCGCGTCGGCCAGCGCCAGACCCAGGTGGCTGAGCGGGTGGCGACGGCGGGTGTCGGCGTAGCGCTTGATCAGGATGTCGTCGCGGGTGTCCAGGAAGATCACCCGCGGATCCATGCCCAGCTTGCCGACCTCGGCCAGCCAGCCCGGGATGCTCGCCAGGTCGCGGTGGCTGGTGCGTACGTCGATCCCCACCGCCAGCTTGGCCGTCTCGGTCTCGGCGAGGTTGGCAGTGGCGGCGCGGACGAAGGCCGGCAGCAGCTCGGCGGGCAGGTTGTCGACGCAGTAGTAGCCCAGGTCCTCGAAGGTCTTCAGGGCGACGGATTTGCCTGAACCTGACATGCCGCTGACGATGATGAGCGCGGCGTCGGAGAGCGGCTTCTCATGGGTGGTCGGGGAGGAATGGGTGTCTTCGGTGTTGTGCATGGGATCAGGGGCTACCGCGTTCCAGGAAATTGCTGTGGCGGGCGATGAAGGCGGCCGCCGGGTCCATGCCCTTCATGCGCAGGGTGTGCAGGCGGGCGGCGGCCTCGGCCAGTACCGCCAGGTTGCGCCCAGGCATCACCGGCAGGGTGGTCATCGGCACGTCCAGGTCCAGCACCCGGCGCGCGGAGTTGTCGCCGGTCAGGCGTCCCAGCCCGTCCGTGTCGGCCGGGTCATCGCCGGGGCGGGTCAGATGGGTGATCAGGCGCAGGTACTTGTTGCCCTTTACCGCGGTGTCGCCAAACATCTGGCGGATGTTCAACACGCCCAGGCCGCGCACCTCCAGCAGGTCCTGCAGCAACTCCGGGCAGGTGCCATCCAGCACGTCCGGCGCGATCTGGGTGAACTCGGGCGCGTCATCGGCGACCAGCCGGTGGCCGCGGCTGATCAGCTCCAGCGCAAGCTCGCTCTTGCCGGCGCCGGAATCGCCGGTGATCAGCACCCCGATCGAATAGATCTCCATGAACACGCCATGCAGCGTGACCCGCGGCGCGAGGGTGCGCGCGAGCTGGTACTGCAGGTGGTTGAGCAGCTCATGGCCGCGCAGGGGCGAGCCCCACAGCGGCGTCATCGACTCCTCGGCAGCCTCCAGCAGGTCGGCCGGGCAGTCCTGCGCCTTGCTCAGGACCATCGCCAGGGGCCGGAACTGGATGATCCGCTCGATCGTTTCCCAGCGGTGGCGCGAGTCCAGCGAGTCCAGCCACGCCAGCTCCTCCGCGCCGAGTATCTGCACCTTGTTGGGGTAGATGGCGTTGAGGTAGCCGGCCAGCGAGGGGCGCCGGTCCAGGGTATCGACCGCCTCGAGCACGCGTCCCCGCCCGGCCTGGCCGGCGAACCAGCGCAGCTGCAGGCGTTCGCGCTGCCGCTTGAAAAGCTCCTCGGCGCTGATGCGGGCGCTGGACATCGGCATCTCAGGCCACTCTGGGGCAGGTCGGGGCGGCCAGCAGGCACCGGGCCAGCGCGGCGGAATCGACGGCCTCACGCAGGCGCTGGCGGAATGCCGGGTCGGAGAAATGCTCGGCGAGCTCGGCCAGCTGCTCCAGGTGTTTCATGTTGGAGTGCAGCGGCACCACCATGGCCATGATGAGGTCGACGGGGATACCGTCGGCGGCGCCGAAGTCGATCGGCTCGGCCAGGCGCAGGAAGGCCCCGCGGCTGCCGGTGATCGACTCCAGGCGACCGTGCGGGATGGCGACGCCGTGGCCGATCGCGGTGCTGGCCAGGCGTTCGCGCGCGTGCAGGCTGTCACCGATCAGGTCGGCATCGGGCCCGGGCCCGTCAGTGATGGGCGCATCGCCTGCGCGCAGTGCCAGCAGGCGTGCCGCGGTATCGATCACCGCGGCACCGTCCTGCGGGCCGGACAGGATCGCCACGCGTCCGGCGCTCAACAAATCAATCAGGGGCATTTTTCGCTAACCGGTTTCACCGACTCGGGAGAGGCTTTCGGCGCGGCGCGACTGGTCCACCTGCTTGCCCTTGTGCTTGAGCAGCAGGCGGTCGAGCTTGTCGACCAGCAGGTCGATCGCCGAGTACATGTCGGGTGCTGCCGCGTCGGCATGGAGCGTGCGCCCGGCACAGATGATGTTGGCCTCGGCGCGATGGTCGGGCTTGTCCAGGCCCAGCTGCGCGCGCACTTCGAAAGGCTGCTCGAAATGGCGCTGCAGGCGGGTGAATTTGGTTTCCACGTATTCGCGCAGAGCGGGGGTGACGTCAAGCTGCTGGCCATAGATTTCGATCCGCATGGAAAGACTCCTCTACCTGGCGACGGGAGACCAGCATAGCCCAGCCCGGGCACGTGCAATCTGCCGTGTTCAGGCCATCCGTACGCGATCCTGCGAGGACACGATCCCCATCGCTTCGCGGTACTTGGCGACGGTGCGGCGGGCGACCGGGACGCCGGCGGCCTTGAGGGTTTCGGCCAGGCGCGCATCCGACAGGGGCTTGCGCGGGTTCTCGGCCTGGATCAGCTCGCGGATCATCGACTGTATGGCGACGCTCGACGCCTCGCCGCCGCTGCCGGTGTCGATCCCGGAGGCGAAAAACGCCCGCAGGGGAATCGTGCCGCGCGGCGTGCGTGCGTACTTGCGGGCGATCGCGCGCGAGACCGTGGATTCGTGCATGCCGATCTCGGCGGCGACTTCGCGCAGGGTCAGCGGGCGGAGGGCGGCGTTGCCGAACTCCAGGAAACCGGCCTGCTGGCTGATCAGGCATCGGGCGACCTTCAGCATCGTCACCCCACGCGCCTCCAGGCTCTTGAGCAGCCAGCGCGCCTCCTGCAGGTGGCCCTTGAGGTAATTGGCGTCGGCGCCGTCGGCGTGGCGGATCATGCTTTCGTAGCCGCGGTGGATGCCGATGCGCGGGCGCATGCTGTCCGACAACGCGACCCGCCACATGCCGTGCTGGCGCCAGATGACGATGTCAGGGGCGACGTAGCTGTCTTCGGCAATCGCGCCGATGCCGGCACCGGGTCGCGGCTCCAGCGAGCGCAGCAGGCTGATGGCGGTTTCGACCTCCGCGAGGGGAAGTTTCAGCTCGGCGGCCAGGCCGGCCGCGCCCACCTTCGGCAGGCGTTCCAGGTGGTCGCGCGCGAGGCTGAGCGCGAGCGCGCGCCCGGGCGTGCATTCCTCCAGATACTGCAGTTGCAGGCTCAGGCATTCAGTCAGATCGCGCGCGCCGACGCCGATCGGGTCGAAGCGCTGGATCTGGTGCAGGACGGTGACGACCTCCGCCTCGTCCACGATGAGCTCGGGGGCGAGGGTTTCGGCGACCGACGCGGGCGAATCGCGGAAATAGCCCGCGTCGTCGATCGCCTCGATCAGCACCACCGCGATCTGGCGGTCACGCGGCGACAGGTGGCTCAGGTGCAGCTGCCACAGCAGGTAGTCCTGCAGGCTCTCCGACTCGGCGACCTGCTCGGCGGGGTCGCGGTCGTTGTCGGGATCGAGCGGCCCGACGCGCTGGTACCAGACCTCGCCGTCGTCGGGACCCCAGTCCGCCTCGGGTGGAGCAGGGGTGTCGCCCTCGTGCGCCAGCGCGCCGCCAGACCCATCGATCGCGCCGGCGGCTTCCGCCATCGCCGGCTCGCTGGGTTGATCGGTCCAGTCCAGCAGGGGATTGCTCTCCACCGCCGCCGCCAGTTCCGCCTCCAGCTCGACCGACGACATCTGCAGCAGGCGGATGGCCTGCTGCAACTGCGGGGTCATCACAAGGCTCTGGCCGAGCGAGGTCTGGAGTTGGGGCTTCATGGTCACCTGTGGCTGCGGAACGGGCTTACATCATGCCCGCAATGGACCGCTTCACCGTGTGACGCAACGCTACAGGCGGAACGTGTCGCCCAGGTAGACGCGGCGGACGTCGGGGTCGGCCAGCAGCGTGTCCGGAGCCCCCTGCGCGAGCACACTGCCGGCGTTGAGGATATACGCCCGGTCGCAGATGCCCAAGGTCTCGCGCACGTTGTGGTCGGTGATCAGCACGCCGATGCCGCGGTTCTTGAGGTGGCGCACGATGCGCTGGATATCGGCGACCGAAATCGGGTCGACGCCGGCAAACGGCTCATCCAGCAGCATCAGCCGCGGATTGCCGGCCAGCGCGCGCGCAATCTCCACCCGCCGTCGCTCGCCGCCCGACAGGCTGGCACCCAGCTGGGTGGCGACGTGGTTGACCTGCAGCTCTTCCATCAGCGAGGCCAGTTCGCGCTCGCGGCCGGCCTTGTCCAGGTCGTCGCGCAACTCCAATGCCACGCGCAGGTTGTCGGCGACGGTGAGCTTGCGGAAGACCGACGGCTCCTGCGGCAGGTAACCCATGCCGAACTTGGCCCGCGCATGCATCGGCTCGCCGGTGATGTCCTTGCCGTCGAGCGTGATCCGGCCCGCGTCGGCGGGCACCAGGCCCACGATCATGTAGAAGCAGGTGGTCTTGCCCGCGCCATTGGGCCCGAGCAGGCCGACCACCTC
This genomic interval from Lysobacter ciconiae contains the following:
- a CDS encoding VOC family protein, with amino-acid sequence MRIPFTLQRLDHVVLRVRNIAAMQAFYCDVLGCTVERRQDDIGLLQLRAGDSLIDLVDVAGELGRQGGATPGAEGHNMDHLCVQALPFDRAAIEAHLRAHGVELGEFGSRYGALGQGPSQYLFDPEGNRVELKGPPAG
- a CDS encoding DUF2254 domain-containing protein, with protein sequence MFSRLQWLVLQLSRQMWLRATAFSLLGVVTALAAIVLKRFIPPEVTTQIGATAVGSLLNIIASSMLAVTIFSLSTMVAAFASSTNNVTPRATRLLSADATAQNALATFVGSFLFSVVGIIGLHTGLYGDSGRVILYAVTLGVLVIIVITLLRWIDYVLELGRVGPTSERVEKEATKSIRARYKLPYLGGAPLHEHSDATDKPGMPLTARKIGYVQYIDMGALQELAEESDLHVVVHLLPGELAGPGRPVASVTGTHDEETMRKLARAFNISSERSFDQDPRLGLCVMAEIASRALSAAVNDPGTAIEILSRGARVLAQWSSPYSDELDEDEEVRFPRIRVPGVKLDELFDDFFVAIARDGAATVEVAIQLQKVLHMLATVDQPRYRQAALQQSRSALARCENALSLPDDIQRVRAAAARVAQAAGGVSAVS
- the mgtE gene encoding magnesium transporter yields the protein MAETVRLDKTSHQLRLLADALDSGRLGPIRRLVNTLSPAEIGNLLESLPLDERVVVWGLVDPEDDGEVLLHVGDDVRESLLADMDADEILAAVEDLDIDDLADLVGDLPGTVLDEVLKSMDREHRERLEQALSYPEGTAGRLMNPDVVTVRADATVDVVLRFLRLRGELPEHTDYLYVVSRRHQYRGRLGLATLLTHDPATPINRLLDSEQPAFDVEDSNDEVARQFSDHDWLSAPVVDNNHTLLGRITIDDVVDIIRDRAEHQALSAAGLAEDEDMFSPARRAFRRRLVWLGVNLCTAFLAAGVIGQFEGSIDKIVALAILMPIVAGMGGNAGTQVLALMIRALALDQIGSSNIGALLRKELRVALINGVCLGIGLGLIVLLWFHDPLLSAVIGTALTINLLTAAAGGVMVPVTLKRMGFDPALAGGVVLTTITDVMGFLSFLGLATLVLLR
- the ptsP gene encoding phosphoenolpyruvate--protein phosphotransferase, with translation MRQELSGLAASRGSALGRARVRLPHVVDVVAEYIDPADVDAELARLHDAIDRVRTEMHAMRDRLQGALAHEVGEFLDLHALLLDDPELLHGLDELIRTDHSSADYALRQQRDRIAAVFARMDDDYFRSRMDDIDQVIARVHASLHRRLDDTTGVAGEVLVTDNVAPAELAQLQQQGVVAIVTSSGSALSHSAILARSLHLPMVVGVPGLLQRVNDGDALIVDGGAGTVVIEPRAPDLRTHRAQLRAQSRDQRELNRLRRQPNRSRDDVSIQVHANAESREGVAEAHALGATGIGLYRTEFLFLRSNDLPEEQEQFQAYRDLVLGMSGRPVTIRTLDLGADKADRTGLALRDEPNPAMGMRGIRLSLARTGLLETQLRAILRASGYGPVRILLPMVTMREEVRAVRAELDRIAAELRREGHEIAPHVALGTMIEVPAAAIALSGFISDIDFVAIGTNDLIQYLLAADRNNDALGELHTLLHPAVLRVMRDVLLLAKKHAIPASVCGEIAGDARFSPLLLALGLEEFSVHPSSLLEVRRTIRSCDVHALRASAPSLMRARDRAQIEQWMQRQLAS
- a CDS encoding HPr family phosphocarrier protein; translated protein: MIERDLTVSNRLGLHARATAKLVQLLSGYRSSATLIAKGREVNAKSIMGVMLLAAGQGTQIRLRVEGEDEARVADAVAALFERSFDEDQ
- a CDS encoding PTS sugar transporter subunit IIA, which translates into the protein MSVGILLLTHEGIGSAILAVASGLLKPMPLRVEVLEVGFDGHPDAVLPQASAALRRADDGDGVLVLTDMYGATPSNLGAALAGLGTRVHRVSGLSLPMLLRVLNYAELGLDELPAVAAAGARNGVRLDDT
- the rapZ gene encoding RNase adapter RapZ; amino-acid sequence: MSGSGKSVALKTFEDLGYYCVDNLPAELLPAFVRAATANLAETETAKLAVGIDVRTSHRDLASIPGWLAEVGKLGMDPRVIFLDTRDDILIKRYADTRRRHPLSHLGLALADAIALERQVLRPLRQLADSQLDTSELNVHQMRRYIITRFALGDTSTVSLLFESFAYRHGVPADADFVFDARCLPNPHWDPGLRPLSGRDAPVAEFFANQPLVNEFADQVGALLETWLPRLHTDTSRSYITVAFGCTGGRHRSVYLAERMARAAREQGWDEVAVHHREID
- the hprK gene encoding HPr(Ser) kinase/phosphatase, which encodes MSSARISAEELFKRQRERLQLRWFAGQAGRGRVLEAVDTLDRRPSLAGYLNAIYPNKVQILGAEELAWLDSLDSRHRWETIERIIQFRPLAMVLSKAQDCPADLLEAAEESMTPLWGSPLRGHELLNHLQYQLARTLAPRVTLHGVFMEIYSIGVLITGDSGAGKSELALELISRGHRLVADDAPEFTQIAPDVLDGTCPELLQDLLEVRGLGVLNIRQMFGDTAVKGNKYLRLITHLTRPGDDPADTDGLGRLTGDNSARRVLDLDVPMTTLPVMPGRNLAVLAEAAARLHTLRMKGMDPAAAFIARHSNFLERGSP
- a CDS encoding PTS sugar transporter subunit IIA, which encodes MPLIDLLSAGRVAILSGPQDGAAVIDTAARLLALRAGDAPITDGPGPDADLIGDSLHARERLASTAIGHGVAIPHGRLESITGSRGAFLRLAEPIDFGAADGIPVDLIMAMVVPLHSNMKHLEQLAELAEHFSDPAFRQRLREAVDSAALARCLLAAPTCPRVA
- the hpf gene encoding ribosome hibernation-promoting factor, HPF/YfiA family gives rise to the protein MRIEIYGQQLDVTPALREYVETKFTRLQRHFEQPFEVRAQLGLDKPDHRAEANIICAGRTLHADAAAPDMYSAIDLLVDKLDRLLLKHKGKQVDQSRRAESLSRVGETG